The Candidatus Magasanikbacteria bacterium RIFOXYB2_FULL_38_10 nucleotide sequence AACAGATGAAACAATCGAAGATCCAAGCATCTTTGCTTTAGAAAAACACTTAGAAGATTTTTTAGTGCAAAACTGGCACCACACAGAATTGGGTAAACATTATGATATTTACGAAGAAGACGGAGAAAAAGTCGGACAACAATATCCAAGTGACACCGGTCCGATTGATATATTGGCGATCAGCAAAGATAAAAAAGAACTTTTGGTGGTAGAACTTAAAAAAGGAAGGGTTAGTGATGTCGTTGTCGGACAAGTACAGAGATACATGGGCTATGTTTTAGAAGAACTGGCCGAAGACAATCAAAAAGTAAGAGGCGCAATTATTGCCTTTGAGGATGATGTAAAAATTCATCGCGCTTTAGCAGTCGCGCCAAATATTGATTTCTATACCTACAAAATCAGCTTTAAACTGGATAAAAAATAGTCTATGAATCAAAATAATCACCAACAACTCGTCAATTTTATCTGGAGCATCGCCAACCTTTTGCGCGATGATTTTAAGCGCGCGAAATATCCGGATGTCATTTTACCTTTAACTGTCTTGCGCCGTCTGGATGCCGCACTTGAAGACACCAAAGCCGATGTTTTAGTTAAATATGAGAAATACAGAGGCAAGCTGGAAGACATGGACGGAATTTTGAAAAAAGCGAGTGGATATAATTTTTATAATACTTCGCAATACGATTTTAAAAAGCTATTAGACGATCCGAAAAACATCGGCAAAAACTTGCGCCTGTATATCAACGCTTACAGCCCACTCATGCGCGAAATAATTGATAAATTCAAATTCAACACGCAAATTGATGCGCTGGAAGAAGCCAATCTCACCTACCAAGTCATAGAAAAATTCAGCGAAGTTGAAATGCACCCTGATCGCGTGAGCAATCTGGCAATGGGTTATGTTTTTGAGGAATTGATTCGCAAATTTAACGAAGCGTCAAACGAAAATCCGGGAGAGCACTTTACTCCGCGCGAAATTATCCGCCTGATGGTTAATCTGCTGTTTTCTCCGGACTTAGATATTCTAAAAAAACAGCGCATTATTAAAACCATTTACGATCCAGCTTGCGGAAGCGGTGGCATGCTTACTGAAGCCAAAGAATGGATTTTGGAAAGCGTAAATGATACTGCTCAAGTAGAAATGTTCGGTCAAGAAGTAAATCCGGAAACTTTTGCCGTTGCTAAATCTGATTTACTGATCAAAGGCGAAAATGCTGACAATATAAAATTTGGCTCCACTCTTTCACACGATCATCTCTTTGGCGAAACTTTTGATTATATGCTTTCCAATCCGCCTTACGGCAAGGAATGGAAAAAGGATGAAAAAGAAATCGAAAAAGAAGCGGAGCTCGGCTTTCAAGGCCGATTCGGTGCCGGTCTTCCGCGCATTAGTGACGGCCAATTACTTTTTCTGCAAACAATGCTTGCCAAAATCAAACCATCAAACGGCGGAAGCCGTATTGCGATTGTTATGAACGGCTCGCCACTTTTTACCGGCGATGCCGGAAGCGGTGAAAGCGAAATCCGCCGCTGGATCATTGAAAATGACTGGCTGGAAACAATTATCGCTCTGCCGAATCAGCTTTTTTATAATACCGGTATTCATACTTATATTTGGGTGCTGACCAATCGCAAAAAAGATCACCACAAAGGCAAAGTAAAACTCATCAATGCCGTTGATCTCTACGAAAAAATGCGCAAAAGCTTGGGCGACAAACGCAATGTCATTTCTGATGAACAAATCCAAAAAATTACCGAGCTTACTTTGGACGGCGAAAAGAGCAAAATCGTCAAAGTACTCCCAAATGAATTTTTTGGCTATCGCAAAATTACGATTGAACGACCGCTCAAACTTAATTTTCAAGCCAGCGCTGAGCGTTTGGAAAAACTAAAAACCGAGTCTGCTTTCCAAAATCTTGCCAAAAGCAAAAAGCGCGACCCGCTCAAAAAATTTGAAGAAGAAAAAGCCGGTTTTGCGCTCCAAATTTCTATTCTGAAAGCGCTCGCCACTATCGGCGACATGCTCTATAAAAATCAAGACAAGTTTATTGAAGTTTTGGAAACGACTTTCAAAAAAGCTGATCTCAAATTGGACGCGCCGGTCAAAAAATCCATTCTCAAAGGACTTTCCGAGCACGACGAAACGGCTGATGTTATCACAGACAAAAAAGGCAATCCGGAGC carries:
- a CDS encoding restriction endonuclease subunit M, with protein sequence MNQNNHQQLVNFIWSIANLLRDDFKRAKYPDVILPLTVLRRLDAALEDTKADVLVKYEKYRGKLEDMDGILKKASGYNFYNTSQYDFKKLLDDPKNIGKNLRLYINAYSPLMREIIDKFKFNTQIDALEEANLTYQVIEKFSEVEMHPDRVSNLAMGYVFEELIRKFNEASNENPGEHFTPREIIRLMVNLLFSPDLDILKKQRIIKTIYDPACGSGGMLTEAKEWILESVNDTAQVEMFGQEVNPETFAVAKSDLLIKGENADNIKFGSTLSHDHLFGETFDYMLSNPPYGKEWKKDEKEIEKEAELGFQGRFGAGLPRISDGQLLFLQTMLAKIKPSNGGSRIAIVMNGSPLFTGDAGSGESEIRRWIIENDWLETIIALPNQLFYNTGIHTYIWVLTNRKKDHHKGKVKLINAVDLYEKMRKSLGDKRNVISDEQIQKITELTLDGEKSKIVKVLPNEFFGYRKITIERPLKLNFQASAERLEKLKTESAFQNLAKSKKRDPLKKFEEEKAGFALQISILKALATIGDMLYKNQDKFIEVLETTFKKADLKLDAPVKKSILKGLSEHDETADVITDKKGNPEPDVDLRDYENVPLGEDIKKYFTREVLPHVSDAWISEDKKYCDHKDGKIGKVGYEISFTRYFYEYKPLRPLDEIGGDIKKLEDEIAKMLTDI